The Anaerolineae bacterium genome includes a window with the following:
- a CDS encoding metal-dependent transcriptional regulator: protein MAHHNFGEETMSESIEMYLLRVALLQADDQPVPIPQLAQELAISPVSAHEMCRKLTDKGLVQYEPYKGVTLTTPGETLARRVLRCRRLWANFFGQKLGIEPQAADEMACRFEHVTPDELADRLAAYLDIPELASEDYQRQTCGLAQLTAGKRGRVVDLTADNVTNDFLKQQGIARGELITVLA, encoded by the coding sequence CGAGAGCATTGAGATGTACCTGCTCCGGGTGGCCCTGTTGCAAGCAGATGACCAGCCCGTGCCTATTCCCCAATTGGCTCAGGAGTTGGCCATTTCGCCGGTGTCGGCCCACGAGATGTGCCGGAAATTGACCGACAAAGGTTTGGTCCAATACGAACCCTACAAGGGTGTGACCCTCACCACGCCGGGCGAGACCCTGGCCCGGCGGGTGCTGCGCTGCCGGCGGTTATGGGCAAATTTTTTTGGGCAAAAATTGGGCATTGAGCCGCAAGCGGCCGACGAAATGGCCTGCCGCTTTGAGCACGTTACGCCCGACGAATTGGCCGACCGGTTGGCCGCATACCTGGACATCCCAGAACTCGCTTCAGAGGATTATCAGCGTCAAACATGTGGCTTGGCCCAGTTAACCGCGGGCAAACGAGGCCGGGTAGTTGACCTGACCGCCGACAACGTAACCAATGATTTTCTCAAGCAGCAGGGCATTGCCAGGGGAGAACTAATAACCGTGCTGGCCG